The Apostichopus japonicus isolate 1M-3 chromosome 6, ASM3797524v1, whole genome shotgun sequence genome contains a region encoding:
- the LOC139969052 gene encoding alcohol dehydrogenase class-3-like isoform X2, translating to MMAATAGKPITCRAAVAWEAGKPLSLEEVEVAPPRKGEVRVKILATGVCHTDAYTLSGTDPEGKFPCILGHEGGGVVESIGEGVTSVKPGDHVVPLYIPQCRECKFCKSPKTNLCSVIRSTQGKGVMPDGTSRFTCKGKTLFHFMGTSTFTEYTVLAEISVAKVNEKAPLEKVCLLGCGISTGYGAALNTAKVEEGSNCAVWGVGCVGLAVIAGCKLAGAKRIVAIDLNNKKKELAMAFGATEFFNPKESDKPTTQAMVEMTDGGMDFTFECIGNVKTMREALESCHKGWGVSTIIGVAGAGQEISTKPFQLVTGRVWKGTAFGGYKSRDGVPKLVDDYMAGKIKVDEFITHNVSLDEINKAFDLLHEGVSIRTIVNL from the exons CCAATCACATGCCGTGCAGCTGTTGCATGGGAAGCTGGAAAACCACTCAGCTTAGAAGAAGTGGAGGTTGCACCACCCAGAAAAGGAGAAGTCCGGGTAAAG ATCTTGGCAACTGGAGTCTGCCATACTGATGCTTATACTCTAAGTGGAACCGATCCTGAGGGGAAATTCCCTTGTATTCTTGGACATGAAGGAGGCGGTGTAGTGGAAAGCATTGGTGAAGGTGTAACCTCGGTAAAGCCAGGGGACCATGTCGTACCTCTCTACATTCCACAATGCAGAGAATGCAAGTTTTGCAAGAGTCCCAAAACGAACCTCTGTAGCGTTATAAG gaGCACTCAGGGTAAAGGTGTTATGCCAGATGGGACATCAAGGTTTACTTGCAAGGGTAAAACACTCTTCCACTTCATGGGTACTTCCACTTTTACAGAGTACACTGTGCTAGCTGAAATTTCTGTTGCTAAG GTTAATGAAAAGGCTCCATTGGAGAAAGTCTGTCTCCTTGGGTGTGGTATTTCTACAGGTTATGGGGCAGCATTAAACACAGCCAAG GTAGAAGAAGGATCAAACTGTGCAGTGTGGGGTGTTGGTTGTGTTGGTTTGGCTGTGATAGCTGGATGCAAACTCGCTGGGGCTAAGCGTATAGTCGCTATTGACCTcaacaataaaaagaaagaacttg CTATGGCATTTGGAGCCACAGAATTCTTCAATCCCAAAGAATCTGACAAACCTACAACGCAAGCCATGGTGGAGATGACGGATGGTGGCATGGACTTCACTTTTGAGTGTATCGGAAATGTTAAAACAATG AGGGAAGCTCTGGAGAGTTGCCACAAAGGTTGGGGTGTCTCTACCATCATCGGCGTGGCCGGTGCCGGGCAAGAAATCTCGACCAAACCCTTCCAGCTGGTGACGGGCCGTGTTTGGAAAGGAACCGCATTTGGAG GATACAAGAGTCGTGATGGTGTTCCAAAGCTCGTCGATGACTACATGGCTGGAAAAATCAAAGTGGATGAATTCATTACTCATAATGTCAGTCTTGATGAGATTAACAAGGCCTTTGACCTTCTCCATGAAGGTGTTAG TATCCGGACCATTGTCAACCTTTAA
- the LOC139969052 gene encoding alcohol dehydrogenase class-3-like isoform X1, protein MNVLERRDIYQSQVNVLDPITCRAAVAWEAGKPLSLEEVEVAPPRKGEVRVKILATGVCHTDAYTLSGTDPEGKFPCILGHEGGGVVESIGEGVTSVKPGDHVVPLYIPQCRECKFCKSPKTNLCSVIRSTQGKGVMPDGTSRFTCKGKTLFHFMGTSTFTEYTVLAEISVAKVNEKAPLEKVCLLGCGISTGYGAALNTAKVEEGSNCAVWGVGCVGLAVIAGCKLAGAKRIVAIDLNNKKKELAMAFGATEFFNPKESDKPTTQAMVEMTDGGMDFTFECIGNVKTMREALESCHKGWGVSTIIGVAGAGQEISTKPFQLVTGRVWKGTAFGGYKSRDGVPKLVDDYMAGKIKVDEFITHNVSLDEINKAFDLLHEGVSIRTIVNL, encoded by the exons CCAATCACATGCCGTGCAGCTGTTGCATGGGAAGCTGGAAAACCACTCAGCTTAGAAGAAGTGGAGGTTGCACCACCCAGAAAAGGAGAAGTCCGGGTAAAG ATCTTGGCAACTGGAGTCTGCCATACTGATGCTTATACTCTAAGTGGAACCGATCCTGAGGGGAAATTCCCTTGTATTCTTGGACATGAAGGAGGCGGTGTAGTGGAAAGCATTGGTGAAGGTGTAACCTCGGTAAAGCCAGGGGACCATGTCGTACCTCTCTACATTCCACAATGCAGAGAATGCAAGTTTTGCAAGAGTCCCAAAACGAACCTCTGTAGCGTTATAAG gaGCACTCAGGGTAAAGGTGTTATGCCAGATGGGACATCAAGGTTTACTTGCAAGGGTAAAACACTCTTCCACTTCATGGGTACTTCCACTTTTACAGAGTACACTGTGCTAGCTGAAATTTCTGTTGCTAAG GTTAATGAAAAGGCTCCATTGGAGAAAGTCTGTCTCCTTGGGTGTGGTATTTCTACAGGTTATGGGGCAGCATTAAACACAGCCAAG GTAGAAGAAGGATCAAACTGTGCAGTGTGGGGTGTTGGTTGTGTTGGTTTGGCTGTGATAGCTGGATGCAAACTCGCTGGGGCTAAGCGTATAGTCGCTATTGACCTcaacaataaaaagaaagaacttg CTATGGCATTTGGAGCCACAGAATTCTTCAATCCCAAAGAATCTGACAAACCTACAACGCAAGCCATGGTGGAGATGACGGATGGTGGCATGGACTTCACTTTTGAGTGTATCGGAAATGTTAAAACAATG AGGGAAGCTCTGGAGAGTTGCCACAAAGGTTGGGGTGTCTCTACCATCATCGGCGTGGCCGGTGCCGGGCAAGAAATCTCGACCAAACCCTTCCAGCTGGTGACGGGCCGTGTTTGGAAAGGAACCGCATTTGGAG GATACAAGAGTCGTGATGGTGTTCCAAAGCTCGTCGATGACTACATGGCTGGAAAAATCAAAGTGGATGAATTCATTACTCATAATGTCAGTCTTGATGAGATTAACAAGGCCTTTGACCTTCTCCATGAAGGTGTTAG TATCCGGACCATTGTCAACCTTTAA